Proteins from a genomic interval of Caulobacter sp. SL161:
- the rpoH gene encoding RNA polymerase sigma factor RpoH, with the protein MSKMAVNSLSVMSPDGGLSRYLTEIRKFPMLSKDEEFMLAQRWKEHQDPQAAHKMVTSHLRLVAKIAMGYRGYGLPIGEVISEGNVGLMQAVKKFEPEKGFRLATYAMWWIRASIQEYILRSWSLVKMGTTAAQKKLFFNLRKAKSQIAAFQEGDLHPDQVSQIATKLGVLDSEVISMNRRLSGPDASLNAPLRADGESEWQDWLADEEQVSQETRVAEDEEKSLRMSLLEEAMVELTDRERHILTERRLKDEPTTLEELAAQYGVSRERVRQIEVRAFEKLQKTMREAAIAKNMVDA; encoded by the coding sequence ATGAGTAAGATGGCCGTGAATTCTCTATCGGTGATGTCGCCGGACGGCGGCTTGTCGCGTTACCTCACCGAGATCCGCAAGTTCCCGATGCTCAGCAAGGACGAAGAGTTCATGCTGGCCCAGCGCTGGAAAGAGCATCAGGACCCGCAAGCGGCCCACAAGATGGTCACCAGCCACCTGCGCCTCGTGGCCAAGATCGCCATGGGCTACCGCGGCTACGGCCTGCCGATCGGCGAGGTGATCTCCGAGGGCAATGTCGGCCTGATGCAGGCCGTCAAGAAGTTCGAGCCCGAGAAGGGCTTCCGCCTGGCCACCTACGCCATGTGGTGGATCCGCGCCTCGATCCAGGAGTACATCCTGCGCTCGTGGTCGCTGGTGAAGATGGGCACGACCGCCGCGCAGAAGAAGCTGTTCTTCAACCTGCGCAAGGCCAAGAGCCAGATCGCCGCCTTCCAGGAAGGCGACCTGCACCCCGACCAGGTCAGCCAGATCGCCACCAAGCTGGGCGTGCTGGACAGCGAAGTCATCTCGATGAACCGCCGCCTGTCGGGCCCCGACGCCTCGCTGAACGCGCCGCTGCGCGCCGACGGCGAGAGCGAGTGGCAGGACTGGCTGGCCGACGAGGAGCAGGTCTCCCAGGAGACCCGCGTCGCCGAGGACGAGGAAAAGTCGCTGCGGATGTCGCTCCTGGAAGAGGCGATGGTCGAGCTGACCGACCGCGAGCGTCATATCCTGACCGAGCGCCGCCTGAAGGACGAGCCGACCACCCTGGAAGAACTCGCCGCCCAATACGGCGTCAGCCGCGAGCGCGTGCGCCAGATCGAGGTCCGCGCGTTCGAGAAGCTGCAGAAGACCATGCGCGAGGCGGCGATCGCCAAGAACATGGTCGACGCCTAG